A window of Nicotiana sylvestris chromosome 8, ASM39365v2, whole genome shotgun sequence genomic DNA:
TAGGGTAGAACCCAAACACCTTCATGAGTCGTTCTCCGTATCGACTCTATTTGGTGATTCTATTACAGCCACGCGAGTTTATAGGAATTGTGTTGTCATGGTATGTGGTCGTGCTACCATCCCTCCCGCTGATATTCCTGATCTTTATGCAATTCCAGCTTCCGGTCCCGGGGTTTCTGATGGGGACCTTAGAGGAGCCACCCATATGTTAACCCAGTTAGTGGCCGCTCAGGCCCAGAGATCTCATGATTCCCTTGAGCCCCCCAGCGGATAGGGAGATTTTTCCTGCTCCAAAGTCAACCAGTTTCTGCGGTTGGCCCCTCCAGAGTTCGCGGGCACAGACCTAGAGGCCGATCCGCAGgatttccttgatgaaatgtataAGACCCTTCGAGTGATGAAGGCTACAGAGACGGAAGGGGTTGAGTTGGCTTCATACAGGTTGAGGGGAGTAGTGTattcgtggttcgagatgtgggaGGATTCCCGTGGGGAGGGAAGACCTCCGGCTAGATGGGATGAGTTTGTATATGCATTCATGGACCACTTCTTGCCTGCCGATACAATGACGGCCCGTGCCACAGAGTTTGAGGTCCTTAAGCAGGGCagtataagtgtttgggagtaccACATAGAGTTTGTGAGGTTGTCTAAGTATGCTCCTCAGTTAGTGTCGACCATGGATGCTCGAGTTCGGCGATTCGTTTAGGGTCTTAGCCCTTTGGTGGTGAATGAGGCTTCTACAGTGGCCTTATACtcagatatgaattatgggaagattgtgGGGTTCGCTCAGGCCACAGAGGCTAGAAAGTTGAAAATTCGGGCAGAAAGGGAGAGTAGCAGTAGGGCCCGATCAGCGGGTCACTCAGGGAGACCAATTCCGGGGAGAGGGCCATCACGGCCATCCCAGTCATATGCCCAGTCCTCAGCAAGCGCACCGCCATCTATGCAAAATTATTAGCAGAGCAGTCACTTGAGATCAAGTTCAGATAGTAGGAGACCCCATCATTCCGGTCGTCCAAGAGGGAGATCACAGCAGTAGGGGAGGGCTTCATGCCCCAAGTGTGGGAGGTTCCATTGTGagacttgttatttggatattccGGTGTGTTATAGATGCGGGGTGAGTGGCCATATACAGCGGGACTGCTGTGCACCCAGTCAGGGCATGTGTAGGGGATTTGCTCAGTCATCCGGTTCTTCAGCTACCACATCATCCGTGCGTCTTCCAGCCGCAGCAGGGCACGGTGTAGTTAGGGGTGGAGCTCGTGGTAGAGGTGTACCCAGCCGACTTTGTGCCTTGAGTGGTCGCCAGAGTGCAGAGGCCTCCCTATATGTTGCTACAATTATCTTGTCTATTCAGGCCATTGATTGTTATGCTCTTATTAATCCGGGGTCCTCTTTGTCTTATGTCACCCCATTCATTGCTTCAAGTTTTGGGGTAGAACCCGAACACCTTCCTGAGCCGTTCTCTGTATCGACTCCAGTTGGTGATTCCATTATAGCCACGCGAGTTTATAGGAATTGTGTTGTCATGGTATGTGGTCTTGCTACCACGGCCGATCTTATTGAGCTtgaaatggtggattttgatgtgattatgggaatggactggctttattcgtgctttgctaaacttgactgccgaacgagagtcatgaggcttgagttccctaatgagccagttattgagtggaagggaaatggtgtggtgccgaaaggtaggtttatttcctaccttaaggcttCGAAGATGATTAGGAAGGGGTGTATCTACCATTTGGTCCGGGTGGCGGACACCACTTCAGAAGTGTCTGTCCCCGAGTCCGTGCCAGTCGTGAATGAGTTTCGGGATTGGTGTATTGCCAGATACGCGGCcgatatctattccaccatacagaATGGAGCCAGCGGAGTTAagggagttaaaggaacaactgaaggatttattagaaaaggggttcatacggccaagtgtgtcaccgtggggtgccccggttctttttgtcagaaagaaggatgggtcgctccagatgtgtattgattatcggtagcttaacaaggtcaccatgaagaataaatatcctttggctcggatagatgatttgttcgaccaattgcaaggtgcgaggtttttttccaaaattgatctacggttcgggtatcaccaattgaagatccgAGAACAGGATATTCCTAAGACCGCTTTCAGAACTCGCTATGGTCACTTTGAATTCTtggtcatgtcttttgggctaatcaatgccccgacagctttcatggatcttatgaatcgggtcttcaagccatttctagattcctttgtgattgttttcattgataaCATCCTTGTTTATTCGCGGAGCCGGGAGGATCATACCGATCACCTTAGGGCAGTTCTGCAGACCCTTTATCAAcaccagttgtatgctaaattttcaaaatgtgaattttggttggagtCTGTTACCTTTCTGGGCCGATGTTTCTAGTGAAGGGATTCAGGTGGATCCCGAGAAGATTGCAGTAGTAAaagattggcctagacccacgaccCCGACGTAGATCCATAGATTCTTGGGTTTAGCGGGGTATTATtggaggtttgtggagggattctctaccctcgcctcccctttgactaagttgatgcagaaagcagttaagttccaatggtccgaCGGTTATGAGAAACATTTTCAGGAATTGAAGTCGAGATTGACCTTGGCGCCGATATTGACCTTGCCGGAAGGCACAGAAGGATTTgtggtttattgtgatgcctccagGGTCGGTttggggtgtgtgttgatgcaacatgggaaggttataacgtatgcttcaaggcaactcaagaatcacgagaagaattattcgACGTATGATTTGGAGCTTGCGGCAGTtgtatttgccttgaaaatatggtggaattatctttatggggtacatgtggatgtgttctcggaccacaagagtctccaatatttgttcaagcagaaggagttgaatttaaggcagcggcggtggttagaattgatcaaggattatgatatggatattttataccatccagggaaggcgaatGTGGTGGTCGACGCTCTCAGTTGGAAGTccatgggtagtttggctcatttgggagcGGATCAGAGGCCTTTGTCTTGGGAGGTTTATCAATTGGCCAGCCTGGGGGTTCGTATTTTGACCTTAGACGAGGGGAAGGTTATGGTGCGTAATGGAGCAGAATCGTCACTGGTAGCGGAAGTTAAGGAAAATAGCTCATTGATCCAGCATTAGCACAGATGAAGGAGGCAATTTTGAATAACAAGACTTCGACATTTTCACTCGGTAGTGAGGATGGTGTATTACGATGTCAAGGTAGGCTATGTGTTCCAGATGTGGATAATCTTCGGGGGAGGGTAATGGCGGAGGCTCATAATTCCAGGTATTatgtgcacccaggttctacgaaaTGTACCGTGATCTCAAgaaaatttattggtggaacggtaTGAAGAGGGGTGTGGCAGACTTCGTATCTAAAtgtccgaattgtcagcaagtaaaagcTGATCACCAGCGGCCCAGTGGGTTAACTCAGCTTATGGAAataccaatgtggaaatgggagatgatcaacatggatttcgtGGTAGGGTTACCTCGCACTCAgcgcaagtttgactcaatttgggtaatagtGGATCAACTCACCAAATCAGCTCACTTCTTGCCAGTCAAGTCCACGGATACTGCGGAACAATATGCCCaattgtatatcaaggaaatagtaagGCTTCATGGCACTCCACTTTCTATTATCTCAGATCGAGGGGCCCAGTTCACAACTAATTTTTGGAAGAactttcagcaaggtttgggtactcaggtgaatctcagcacgactttccatccgcagactgatggtcaagcggagcggactattcagatgctTGAAGATATGTTACAGGCTTGTGTCTTGGAATTcaaaggtaattgggatgatcacttatcacttatagaatttgcttacaataacaactttcatgatagcattcagatggccccatttgaggcattgtacgggaggagatgtagatctccgattggatggttcaAAGTGGGTGAAGCATAATTGTTAGGGCCAAATCTCGTGCACCAGGCTATGGAAAAAGTTAAAATCTTTCAGGAAAGGCTGAAAGCTTCTCAGAGTCTCCAGAAATCTTATGCGGACATTCGTCGAAGAAAATTGGAATTCCAAGTAGATGATTGGGTGTTCTTGAGGGTATCTCCTATGAAGGGAgtcatgcgatttgggaagaaagggaagttgagtcctagATATATCGGGCCATATCGGGTCACTCAAAGGATAGGACAGGTAGCCTATAGACTGGAATTGCCCCCTGAAATGTCATTAGTGCAcccggtgttccatgtgtctatgttaaagAAAGTGGTTGGAGACCCATCCACCATCGTGCCAATCGAGGATATCGAGGTCAATGAAGagttatcatatgaagaaattccggtcgctattcttgataggcaagttcgcAAATTGAGAAACAAGGAAGTTGCTTCAGTTAAAGTGCTATGGCAAAGTCAACAAGtcgaggaagccacttgggaagcggaaagtgaaatgaaagaaaaatatcccCATCTATTTGAACAAGTCTAGTAGTGATCGTGCGAACTCTTGTCTCTAAGTAAACTGATGTTGTGTTCAATCTGGTGCAAAGACACCCTATATTTTTCCCTAAATGCTTTACTATTGTAACTCCTCAAGTTGTGCAAGaattgtatgtgttgtgattatttGAGTCATGCGCAAGCCCCTTTTTGGTAAACGAAAGTTTTGTAAGAACTCATGTGATAAGTGAATGATTAAAGGCAGTGTAGATTGGTAATGATTAATGGAATACGTATAGTGTATTGGAGTGGTTGAACTGTATGGAACTCATTGAAGTGACCAAATTATGTGCAGGTGTTGAGGTAATGAATTGTATACCAGCTGTAGGGATAATAGGGATAGCGTAATGGTGTTTGGAAATGGTGTTTTgggggctctctgacaggtagataagtctaattacaaaggaaactctggcaaattttttatttttttttccaaaaattgggagtttgcatatcatgttttcaaaaccaaccgatttccaaaatcctcattcgaggacgaatgattttaagtgggggaggatgtaaggccccgtgaaaacttGTACTCAAAATCAGGTAGCTTGTGGTGCCAAGTCCCGAATATATGTTAGGAATGTGTAAAATTAAGCGAGCTGCAATTCGGACCCTTTTGGTACTGATCTATgttataaaaagtcaagaaatactgtTTTCCAGGAAATGCAATTCTTCGGTCTAGAATGTGGTCGCATAACAGATATGTGGACCACATAATCTCTGCAAAgggagtcagtgtgttggtcgaattggaggttaaatatgcggtccaATATGCAATCGCATAACGGATATGCGGACCGCGTAGTCAtcgcatatttcccttgggattttgtgaggggcagttctgcggtgcactatgcgaccgcataatgggtaTGTGGACCGCATTTCTACCAcatacccaggcagtgtgttcagagtttgggagcacttttgcggtccattctgcggaccgcattttCACTCTGCGATTGCAAAGTGCGATCGCATACCTAACTCGGGCTCctttttttctaaattttaaacccgaccccttcttcaataaaacaccccaacgccttattttaacatattttctgaacaaaactagagagagggaagagatAATTCTTGAGATATAAAGTCCTAccttcatcaatttgattcttcAAAGTCACTCGGGCCGGGGAATTTCAAATAATTGTCTTCATCTCCGTTCTTGCAGGTAAAATCCCCAACCCTTTTTCATTGTTTTCAGATTTAAACAAAATGGGAGATTCTCATGcgttaattcttgaaaatggaagttgagatacacatgcatgtcctttaaaacctagaatctaataagaggaattgggtagaactaaagatttgcaaaagaggggttgataacctaagtaagttcgggttgagtttgtgaacttcaattctaagttatatgtgttaacttgtgaactagattgacggtactaggttgttggtgaattggaaatagaagaaaagggggggggggaattcgACTCCAAGTATGTAttgctaactttaacctttgtaaagtcaccttgtttggtatacgagtaattggtatgtgttacttatgtggactatttgcgaattcttgtgattaatatcccttgaatgttgttggttaagtctcccgatataatggtgtaagtaaatggcaacaaaccaagtatgtgtgtgaatgtgtttatgtggtaagggctgtgtaacaaatgatggaaagaaatcgtaattgatgcaacGAAAACAAatgtggtaatatcatacgtgacttgtcgcgggcaattatcgttgtgacttaagTTGTATACGGGctgttgcatatgatggaaatggtattgacgtttatgaaaattctttgtatattgttgttgttgttgtcgtgtgaaatgtgattgtccggtgggatcgggttgcgcgccgcaacacgaagttataagttgtgggttgtggtgataagggtggccaaggtaataagggtggacgaggtaataagggtggaaaagtgatcgaaatcactattgaaataaaaatatgtgaaagttgtgaaatcattgatgtgatgaaataatgttgaaaggggaaaaggagagattatGGAGTTTGTTTgtctttggttgttcctttcatgtgcatttgattgttgattctattactgtttgttatatgtgtatttcttgattttacttggggtaaagtttgttcatacataccagtacaattcaaatgtactgacgtcccttttgccgggggcgctacattcatgctatgattgtaggtggttccataacaggtACTCCAGCCCACCGACACTAGCACTACTTCACCTCCCATCAGCCGAATTGGTGATcccctttcctctcggggccctacatggctcatgccgcttatcttcccgaaaattttattttggtatttgcataaggtatagtcggagccttgttaccggcaagtattgtaacactcttttgtatctctagaggctccgtagacaggaaatgtgggttatgtacttatgtattttgggcagtataacttgtaaaccacgctaagtaactatctatgttatgtaaatctcgtaagaatgtgtttaaatttataaatggctatttcacttggttaatgggtaatggaaacgcggggtatcacgtggaataggaaaggcacccaggttcgcttggctgggggctacccggtcgagcgTCGGTCGCGCCCCTCGATTTTCGGGGCGTGACAGCATGATAAGGCTGAAGCCgatccatccccaaaataacatcaaaatcaaccatatcgaggagtaggagatctacactagtctcaagacccccaacaTACGAGCAATAGACATGATCTGCAATAATAGAATCCATTACAAGTGTGGACGCATATATGAGAGCATTCAAAGAATCTCGAGGCACATTCAagtatgaagcaaaataagaagatacataggagtaggtagaccctagatcaaatagaactgaagcatctctactacaaatcGAAATAATACATGTAATGACAACATCggaggactcagcctcaggcttggttgggaaagcataacatcggggctggacCCTACCACACTTAACCATATCCCTGGGACAGTCTCCT
This region includes:
- the LOC138875688 gene encoding uncharacterized protein, whose product is MEKVKIFQERLKASQSLQKSYADIRRRKLEFQVDDWVFLRVSPMKGVMRFGKKGKLSPRYIGPYRVTQRIGQVAYRLELPPEMSLVHPVFHVSMLKKVVGDPSTIVPIEDIEVNEELSYEEIPVAILDRQVRKLRNKEVASVKVLWQSQQVEEATWEAESEMKEKYPHLFEQV